ATTATCTATTACTGAAGCAGAACAAAGAGCATTTAAACCTGCTCCTACCTCTTACGCTTATAGTTCACATATGTATCGAGCTGCTTATCATGGTCATCTAGGTGATGTGATTGCCGCAATATTACCTTGCTACTGGGTTTATTATGAAGTTGGAGAACAGTTAAAAAATAAAACACCAGATGAACCAATTTATCAAGAATGGATTAAAGCATACGGATCGGATTGGTTCAGAGCATTAGTAGAGGAACAAATTGATAGACTTGATCAACTAGCTGAAACTGTAACAGCCTCTGATCGAGAACGTATGAAAGAACACTTCTTACTTAGCAGTCAATATGAATATTTATTTTGGGATATGGCTTATAAATTAGAAAAATGGCCATTAGAAGAGATGGGATAATCCTGCTTGACTCGAATGGAGTAGGTGTTAATCCGACGGAAACGATCTGTGATTCGGCGGAAGTGTTAGAAATTAAGACTTAAGGTGATCTGCTTTCCCTCCTCCTTGTGTGTTAAACCCAATTCGAATTACAAAGTAGCAAGAAAAAAGCACTAGAAATAATCTAGTGCTTTTTTTACTACTCTTTATTTGGAATCTTTGCTTGCATTGGAGGGAGTATAATCCATCCTTTGTCTTTATTTAATCGAAGTGCTTTTGCTCCAGCTTGCGCTTTATTCATATGGAACTGGCCAAAAAGCATGGCAATATCTTCGCGAAGTGACTGTCCAATTATTGTACTACAAGCTATTAAACCTGCTGCAATGTTTGCAGAAACTACAGCACTAATTTCTTGATCACTGAACTTCGCACCAGATGGAATATCTTCAATGTCTGCGAGGGAACGTTCTGGAGGAGAAGGAGGCAAAGCTATTCCATTAACTTTAAGAATCTCTTCCACACTTTCCATTTCCTGTTTCATTCCTCGGTTTAAATCTTCTAATAAATTTTTTAATTCTTTATCACCTGTATGGTTAATAAATGTTTGATACGTCGCATAGTTACCTTTAGCAGCTGCTAGAAAGGACCACATGCTAAAAACTTCACCATAATGAAGTGGTTGTTTCTTTGGATTACCTGATAGTACACCCATTTCTAAACACTCCTTTGTTAAGTCTTACATAGATAGTCTTTTCATCAAGGCAAAACTTATTCCAGAAACATTGTAAATAATAATTTTAAATTGGTATAGATAAGACTTTTTGAGCAAAACTATAGCCGAAAAGGAGGAGAAAAAATGAAATTAGCTGCACACTAATTACAAGATTTAAATGAATTAACAATGAGTTGTGTGAACTCTGTGACTTCTATGGCGTACATGTTAGATCATGTTCAAGATCAGGAACTCAAACAATTATTAGAGCGTCATTTCCCGTTTCATGTAAGAGATTATAATATGAAAGTGGAATTTTTAAACAAGGTAGAAGGTGCAACAACAGAACTGCCATTATTTAAAGAAGATGGTAAAATACTATCCGATTATACACAGTCAAATATGAATGCCTATCCACCTGTACAACCTAGAGTGACTGTTACAGATATGAATGATAGAGAGATGGCAACGAACTATTTATTAACGTTAAAAAGAGCTGGCCGTGAATATGCCTGGTCTGCAATGGAAAGTGCTAATCCAGAAATTCGTTCTTTTTTACAAACAGCCTTTATGATGAGTTGTTCACATGCATATGAAGCATGGCAATACATGGTTAGTAAGGGATATTATCCATTAGAACCAGCTGATCAAGCTATGACTACAAAAATCGGCGCGATGTACCAGATGGTGCCTGAAGATCAACAGAAAATTCAAGCAATGATGATGAAATACGATGGTCAAAACCCGATTGCAGGTTCAAGTGATCAAATGTATCAATAGATAATAATATAAAAAAGAACTCTGTGACTAGAGTTCTTTTTTGTATTATGGTTTGAGTATTACTTTAATACAATTGTCTTCTTTTTTATTAAATATGTTATAACCATGTGATGCTTCATCTAGAGGTAGTGTATGTGTAATGATCTTTGTTGGGTCTATTTCACCATTCACTATTTGATTATAAATTGGTTCCATGAAAGACCTAGCATGTGCTTGGCCCGTCTTAATATTTATATTTCTAGAAAAGAAGGCGCCTAAAGGAAATAAATTATAATTACCTCCATACACACCAGTAATTTGATACGTTCCACATTTCTTAACAGCTTTCGTGGCAATCTGAATTGGTCCCATTGTTCCACCTTGCAATTTAAGTTTTTGTTCAACAAACTCTAAAGGGGACTTTTTACCATCCATACCGACACAATCAATGACAACGTCAGCACCACCATTTGTTACGTCTTTTAAAACTTCACCCATATCATCATGTTTCGAAAAGTCGAATATCTCTGTCTTGTTTACATTTTTAGAATACTGCAAACGATTATCGATATAATCTACAGCAATTACCCTTTCCGCACCTTTTTGCCATGCGAATTGCTGTGTCATTAATCCAATAGGACCGGAGCCCAAAACAATCACTGTATCTCCAGCTTTAACGCCTGCATTTTCTACACTCCAATATGCTGTTGGAAGCACATCAGAAAGAAATAGAAGTGACTCATCTTCAAGTTCGCAATCATCCGGAATTCGAAAAGGTGTGTAGTTCCCATAAGGAACACGTAAGTATTCAGCTTGTCCCCCTGGATGATCGCCAAATTTTTCTGAATAACCAAAATAACCACCTGAATCATAATGTGGATTTGCGTTATCACACTGACTTTCTTGGTGTGCGTTACAGTATTGACACGTTCCACAAGCAACAGTAAATGGAATTACAACACGGTCACCTTTTTTTAATTTAGTTACTTCAGAACCAACTTCTTCGACAATTCCCATTGGTTCATGTCCGATTACGTAGCCAATTGGCAATGGAAAGTTTCCTTGATACAAGTGCAGATCAGAACCACAAATTGCAGTAGAAGTAATCCGAACAATAATGTCTTGTTTATCTTGTATTTTTGGATAATCTACTTTTTTTACTGCAATTTCATATTTCCCTTGATACGTAACAGCTTTCACGAATTTCCACCTCAAATGATATAAGATTTAACACCTAAAGTATGTGTTAATTCGTCGAAATCATACAATATTCTAAAATTATGCAAGTATATTATTACGAAACCTACAAAAAATAAGTAGAGGAGGTGTTACTATCAAGCATTTTAATTTAATTGGGTTAAAAATCTTACTATTATTAGTAGTGCTTTATACAATATTGGGAATTGGGTATAATGTATCGTTTGGTAATGTAATGTTTATAAGCATTGTTTTAGGAATTTCTGCTTATTTAATTGGTGATTTGCTCATACTATCTCGAACGAATAATACAATTGCAACAACAGCTGATTTTGGGATGGCGTTTGTGATTATTTATCTAATGACTGACGGATTAACAGTAGGTGGAAATCCATTCGCAGCTGCATTGATTTCTGCTGTTGCAGTGGGAATATGTGAGGTTATTTTCCATAAATATGTTGCGAATAAATTGAATATGAGCAGTGATGATTTTATTCCAATAAATCGTACGAATTTTAGTACGGAGACGTCTGAGGAATTAACACCATATAAGGATGAAGAAAAATAAATAAAATGAAGCATTCCAAACGAATGCTTCATTTTATTTTTGGTTATAAACACGTAAATGATATTGAATTGTATATTTTCACTACATATAATAGCAGCATTATAGCAGCATTTTTATTTCGATGGAAGTGGAGGCGTATTAAAGAGATTTGCTGGTGCGGGTTGTAGTTTAGGTATTCCTGCATATGGTATTGGTTGTGCGATGTATCTAAATTGTCCTCTGCCGTCAGGTGCAACGCCTTGCGCCCATGGTCCATTAGCATCTGCTTGCCCCTGTGATGTATTGTATAGATCATACGAAACTTCTTGTTTTTCACATTCTCTTGGAAAATTAGTTGGAACGACAACATCTTGTGCTTGTGCTTCAAGCTCACGAATTGCTTCAATCCATTGGTTTTGGTGCGCAGTGTCTCGTGCCAATAAAAAGCTTAGTGAATCTTTGACCAAAGGATCGTCTGTCATCTGGTATAAACGTGCTACTTGTAATCTTCCTTGTGATTCAGCTGTTACGTTAGCCCGAAAGTCAGCAAGTAGGTTACCACTTGATATAATATAATCCGCTGACCATCTATTACCAACACTATCTGCTGGCATCGCACCCAAACCAGAAACAATCGCATGTTGCGGATTCATACCACCCATAATTGCAGCAAGTGCTGGGTCTGATTGGTATGCTTGTTCTTGCACGTCAATTGGTGTGTTATCCAATAACCTAGCAATAAGTGTTGCTAGAAGTTCAACGTGTGCAATTTCCTCAGTACCAATATCCAAAAGTAAATCACGATATTTTTTATTTCCTCTACAATTAAAACCTTGAAACAGATACTGCATTGTTACCGATATTTCGCCCCATTGACCGCCTAATACTTCTTGTAACTTTTTAGCATAGACAGGGTCTGGTCTAGAAACTTTTGCTTCATATTGTAGTTCTTTTACATGAAAAAACAATGTAATCCCTCCTATTTAATCAGACTATTCAAAGATATGTGGGCCTTCAGCGAGATATTCCAATAAGTAGAATAATGGATTTATTTTTTGGTTGTAGGAAAAGATCTGTTGGCTATACTAAGGTGATATGTTCTTAAAAATAAGGGGGATCTATAAAATGGGGTCTAATAAAAAAGGAAAACACAAGAAAATAAAATGGTGGCAACTAGCTCTAATCGGCATTGGTTGTACAATTGGCACAGGATTTTTTTTAGGATCAGCAATTGCAATTAAAAGAGCTGGACCTACTGTACTCATTTTATTTATTCTTGCTGCACTAGCTACGTATATAGTTTATGATGCATTATCAAGTATGAGTGTATCTGATCCACAGAAAGGATCCTTTCGTACATATGCAAAAAAAGCATATGGACGTTGGGCTGGCTTTAGTAATGGTTGGGTTTATTGGTCATCTGAATTATTAATAATGGGAAGTCAATTAACGGCTTTAGCCATCTTTTCACAATATTGGTTTCCAGATATTCCACTTTGGATATTATCAAGTGTTTTTGCTTTTTTAGGGATTGGTGTAATCATTACTGGTGTATCAGGTTTTGAACGAATTGAAAATATTTTTGGTGCAATGAAAATTGCTGCAATTCTAATGTTCATTATTATCGGTATTTTAGCTATTAGTGGTTTATTAAAGGGCGGAGCACCGGATCGTGCTTTCTCATTTACAGGAAGGGGATTATTCCCAGAAGGCTTTACTGGAATTTGGACCGCCTTTATCTATGTATTATATGCTTTCGGAGGTATCGAAGTTATGGGTATCATGTCCAATGAACTTAAGAACTCAAAAGATGCCCCGAAAGCCGGAAAAGTAATGCTCTCTGTTTTAACGATAATTTATGTTACTTCGATTGGTTTAGCGGTTTGGATTGCACCAAATAACAAGTTCACCACTGATGAGAGCCCTTTTATCATGGTAATTAATCAATTTGATTTAACTGTCATTGCGCATATATTTAATGGTGTATTAATAATTGGTGGTTTTTCAACCATGGTTGCATCGCTTTATGGCATTACAACTATTTTAACTTCATTATCAGAAGATAAAGATGCACCAGCATTATTTTCTAAGACTGGGCCTCGAAATGTTCCTTATTATTCTGTCATCCTTACAACTATTGGACTGATTGCCTCAATTGTAGTTGCTATACTCTTACCTGGAAAAATTTATGAGTATTTAACGACTGCAGCAAGTCTCATGTTGTTGTATATATGGATTTTCATTTTGTTTTCCTACCATAAATTAATAGATATAAACGGTTGGAAAAAAATCAAACGATGGATAGGTATTTGTTTATTATTTACTGGTATTATTGGAACATTATTTGATAAAGTGGCCCGCATTGGTTTTTTTATTAGTTTTGCTTTTATACTAATTATTTCAATTGTCACTTTCATGATGAGGAAGAAGTGGCGGTCAGAATCTAAATAACAACTGAAGTGCTTGAAAGCCAAAGTAGCCAGCAAATCCGAATAATGATAGGGCTGATACAAACGATATACCTTTAAGCAAGGCTGGTGTTAGAATCTTTCTAAAACTACTAGAGAGAACTGCCATCGTTACATCCCACAACATCAATCCTAACAAAACAGCACTACCATACATGATAACATGTGGCATATCATAGTGATGGATTGTATTTGCTAAAATAGATCCATAAATACCGAGCCAAAATAAAATTGATAAAGGATTCGTTATCGTTAAGAAAAATCCACTCCAGAAAGTTCTTTTAAGTGAATCCGTTTGTCTATTAGTTGCATTGTCTATTTTAGGTACACTAACCATGTTCTCAATTGCTGTGTAAAGAAGTACGAACGTACCGAACGACCATAGAAATGTTTTCATGATTGGCATTTCTAAAAAATGAACAAGTCCAAAAAAGATTGCAATGATAAATAAAAACTCACCAACAATTGAACCTAATCCAATTAACCATGAATGAAAAAAACCATTTTTGATACCTTGATTAATTTGTGCTGCATTAATCGGACCGATTGGAGCAGCTAAAGATAATCCCAATACTAGATAACTTAAAAATACACCCACCAAAATCACTCCTTTTACTGGCTTGTACTATTTTTATTCAAGATGTTGTATTGCTATGCGAATAAATAGTAATTCTATGGTCATGCTAAGTAGAAAAGGAGTGGGTAAAATGTTTTCACATATTAAGAAACTTCAATACACAGCTAAACCAACTACGCCTGATCCCGTTTATGCTAAAAAACTACAAGAGATTTTAGGTGGTCAATACGGTGAAATATCGGTAATGATGCAATATTTATTTCAAGGGTGGAACTGTAGAGCAACTGGAAAATATAAAGATATGCTTTTAGATATTGGAACAGAAGAGATAGCACATGTAGAAATGTTAGCTACTATGATCGCACAACTCTTAGATAATGCACCAGTTCAAGATCAAGAGGCTGGGGCAAAAGATCCTGTTATCGAGGCAGTTCTAGGAGGAATGAATCCGCAGCACGCAATTGTCAATGGTCTAGGAGCACAACCAAATGATAGTGCTGGTTACCCTTGGAACGCGCGCTATACTATTTCTAGTGGTAACTTACTAGCTGATTTCAGAGCAAATTTAAATGCTGAATCACAGGGACGATTGCAAGCAGTAAGATTATACGAGATTGCAACTGATCCAGGAGTGAAGGACATGCTTTCCTTCCTTATTGCAAGAGACACCATGCACCAAAATCAATGGATGGCAGCGATTGAAGAATTGGAGCAAAAGCAAGGTGCTGTTGTACCATCTACATTTAATGCTGAAAAACAAAAGCAAGATGTGGCATATGCATTTATGAACTTTTCTGAAGGTGAAGAGAGTAAAGCTGGACGCTGGGCAAGTGGAACATCAATGGACGGCAAAGGAAACTTTGAATATATTCAGAATCCACAAGCAAATGGACAAAATCCAAGTCTAATGCCAGCACCGATCTATATTCATGGAACACCACCACTCCAGTAGTAAATAAAGAGAGCCTCTACTTTGCACATGCGAAGTAGAGGCTCTCTTTATTTTATGCTATTAATTTTTTACAAGCATCTTCACATGCATAACAAGCATCAGCACATTTTTTACAATGGTCATGATCATGTTTAGCACATTCATCCCCACAAGCTTTACAAGCTGTTGCGCACAGTTGTGCGTATTCTTGTACAAAAGCTGTATCATACGTAAGAGCTTGTTCAAAAGAAGCACAAATTGTTGCACATTCTCGATCTAAACGAATACATGCCTCCATTTTATTTGCATCCTCTTCAAAACAAGAGGTGTAACAATGATTACAAGCCTCCATACATTCGTGCAATGTTTTAATTATTTCTTCATATTTCTGATGACTCATTTCCAATGTCCTCCTTTAAATCTTATCTAGTTATAATACCCAGCGTGAATCTCACTAAACATTATAAGTAAAAATTTTACTTGAGTATTATAAAAGGCTTAGGAAATAATAATGTAAATAAATCTCAGTTTTAATACGTTAATTAAAGGGTAACATTCAGTATAATGGACAATTTTAAAAGAGTACGTATGAATAAGGAGTTATACAACATGAAGCTATTAAATTTACTGAGTAATATAAAATATAAACAGATTAAAAATCAAAATTTAAATGAGATAGAAATTCATGGTATTGCTGAATCCTCATCTGAAGTGAAACCAGGTTTTATTTTCGTTGCGATTAAGGGTTATAGATCAGACGGACATGACTATATTGAAGATGCGATAAAAAATGGTGCATCTATCATCATTGGAGAAAAACAGTTTACTGATTTATCGGTACCATTTATTAATGTAAGTAACAGTCGTAAAGCGTTAGCGGTTATAGCGGGAAACTTTTATGGAAATCCATCTCACAATAAAATAATGATTGCTATTACGGGAACGAATGGAAAAACAACAACAAGTTATCTCGTCAAGCACATATTAGAAAGTAATGGCATGTCTTGTGGATTAGTTGGAACAATTGAAACTATTATTAATGGCGAAAGTAATCCGTCTATTAATACAACTCCGGGTTCACTCACACTCAACAGATTATTGTATGAAAGTAATGATCAAGTCATCATTTTGGAAGCTTCTTCACACGGCCTATTACAATATCGACTGGAAGGAATAAATTTTGATAGTTGTCTCTTTCTGAACTTAAGCCACGAACACTTAGATTATCATGATTCTATTGAAGAATATTTCGAAACAAAAGCAACACTTTTTCAATTGTTAAAAGAAAACGGACAAGCTATTATAAACACGGATGATAGTTGGGGAGCAAAGTTAAATGAGCGATTACAGCTTGATGAAGTTAACACTTCTACAATAGGAAAAAGTGCTACTAATGATTACTGCATTGAAATAACTGGGCAAGATGGTTCGTTCAAAATAAAAAGAGAAGGAAGAACAGAGGAAATAAATCCATCAATGAAGGGCATTCATAATATATATAATTCCAGCATGGCTTATGCAGTTGCACACCAACTTGGAGCTAACGAGAGATTAATAAGTAAGTCATTAAAAAATTTCCCAGGTGTTGATGGTCGATTTCAAGTGTTCCCGCAACAAAATGGCGCAAATGTTGTTGTTGATTACGCACATACTACGGATGCTTTTTATCATTGTTTACATACAGCTAAAGTAGCCGGCGCTAAAAGAATTGTTCACATATTTGGTTTTAGAGGAAATCGAGACAAGACGAAACGAAAAGACATGCTTGAGATTACAGCTAAACTGAGTGATCAATATTTATTAACATTGGATGATTTAAATACAGTACCTTTGGAAGACATGATTGAAACGCTAGAAAATATTCACAACACTATCGGTAACCATAAAGGATTAGTGATCCCAGATCGAACTTTAGCCATTCAACAAGCAATGGTTACAAGTCAGAATGGTGATTGGATTATTATTACTGGAAAAGGTCATGAACCTTATCAACAATCATTTAGCTTACCTACCAAATCCGATAAAGAAACTGTAACTTACTTAACAGAATAAGTTGTCTATAAACTAGTATGCTTAATACTTTATGTCACCTTTTGATTTACAATTCGTATAATTATATATAGCTTCAAGAGGAAGGAAGAATTAAACGTGAAAAATAGAGTAACCCGTTCTGTTAGTGACAGAAAAATATTTGGTGTTTTTGGTGGAATTGGTAATTATTTTAACATTGATCCAACTATATTAAGATTGGCTTATGTAGCTTTGACTATATTTAATCCAACTTTACTATTAGTTTATATTTTAGCTATATTTATCATACCTGAGGAAAAGACTTAACTGTAATGTATCTATTTACACTATTAAGAGACTGTTAAAGGTTCTGTCATTCAATTTAGAATAGAAATGCATTGTCGAAATTAGTCTAATCATTGATTGCATTATAAAAGGAAATGAATGTTATAATAAGAACATCAATGAATTATAGAAGGTGATAGTTATGAAAATAATTTGTTTTGGAGATAGTCTTACACGTGGGGTCTCTGTAGCAAAGGGTAGATTGCGTATTTTAAAAGAGAACTATCCTGCTTTTTTACAGCAATTATTTTATGAAAATGAGGGAGAAACTGTTAACGTTATAAACAAAGGTGTTTTTAATGCTAATTCTGACTCTTTACTTTCCAGATTAAATAAAGATGTAATAGACCAACATCCTGATTATGCTATAATTGAAATTGGTGGCAATGATTGCAATTTTAATTGGCAAGAGGTTGTGAAAAGCCCACGTTTTGAACATGCTCCTATTGTTCCAATTGACCGTTATTTAGAAAACATTCGAACAATCGTTACAAAAGTCCAAGAAAGTGGTATAACTCCAATTATTTCCACATTGCCACCTTTAGATCCGGTACGTTATTATAAAAATGTTTCTGATAAATATAGTGATGTAGTTGGACATCTGATTAGTTCTATGGGTGGTATCGAACATTGGCATGGTATATATAACCGCAATTTAAATAAGTTGGCAGATGAGTTAGGTGTTTTAAAAATTGATGTTAGAAGCGCAATAAAAAAAGCAGGAGACCTTGCCGAATTAATCAGTGATGACGGTATACATCTAACTGCAAAAGGGTATAAAGTTTTTAGTCAAGATGTATATAAAAACATAATGAATTTTGTCAAATAAAATAAAATTTAAGCAAAGATAACTATATGTAGTAGTATGTGGCGTGCACATTAGTACACGCCACAAATATCTATTTGTTAGCTATTAATAAATAGCTGCACCTACAATAATTAGGAGAATAAACAATACAACAATTAATGAAAAACCGCCACCATATCCTGCACCTGTACCTACACCATATCCAGCACCGGCACCATATCCGACTGGAGCACCATAACCGCCATAACCTAAACTCATATATTTTTCCTCCTTCTTAATTCGTTAGTCATTCCTTCTTCTTTCTTAATAACCGAAACCGCCACCATAAGAAGCTCCTATGATTATTAACAATATAAACAATACGATGAGTAAT
The nucleotide sequence above comes from Paraliobacillus zengyii. Encoded proteins:
- the tenA gene encoding thiaminase II, translating into MKFSQYIRKEADPVWQASFNHPFVKGIGNGTLPLENFRYYVMQDSYYLAQFARVQAIGAAKAEDLETTSSMAAHAQGTYQAELELHRTFSKLLSITEAEQRAFKPAPTSYAYSSHMYRAAYHGHLGDVIAAILPCYWVYYEVGEQLKNKTPDEPIYQEWIKAYGSDWFRALVEEQIDRLDQLAETVTASDRERMKEHFLLSSQYEYLFWDMAYKLEKWPLEEMG
- a CDS encoding DUF3231 family protein — translated: MGVLSGNPKKQPLHYGEVFSMWSFLAAAKGNYATYQTFINHTGDKELKNLLEDLNRGMKQEMESVEEILKVNGIALPPSPPERSLADIEDIPSGAKFSDQEISAVVSANIAAGLIACSTIIGQSLREDIAMLFGQFHMNKAQAGAKALRLNKDKGWIILPPMQAKIPNKE
- a CDS encoding spore coat protein, producing the protein MAYMLDHVQDQELKQLLERHFPFHVRDYNMKVEFLNKVEGATTELPLFKEDGKILSDYTQSNMNAYPPVQPRVTVTDMNDREMATNYLLTLKRAGREYAWSAMESANPEIRSFLQTAFMMSCSHAYEAWQYMVSKGYYPLEPADQAMTTKIGAMYQMVPEDQQKIQAMMMKYDGQNPIAGSSDQMYQ
- a CDS encoding zinc-dependent alcohol dehydrogenase, which encodes MKAVTYQGKYEIAVKKVDYPKIQDKQDIIVRITSTAICGSDLHLYQGNFPLPIGYVIGHEPMGIVEEVGSEVTKLKKGDRVVIPFTVACGTCQYCNAHQESQCDNANPHYDSGGYFGYSEKFGDHPGGQAEYLRVPYGNYTPFRIPDDCELEDESLLFLSDVLPTAYWSVENAGVKAGDTVIVLGSGPIGLMTQQFAWQKGAERVIAVDYIDNRLQYSKNVNKTEIFDFSKHDDMGEVLKDVTNGGADVVIDCVGMDGKKSPLEFVEQKLKLQGGTMGPIQIATKAVKKCGTYQITGVYGGNYNLFPLGAFFSRNINIKTGQAHARSFMEPIYNQIVNGEIDPTKIITHTLPLDEASHGYNIFNKKEDNCIKVILKP
- a CDS encoding DUF2512 family protein produces the protein MKHFNLIGLKILLLLVVLYTILGIGYNVSFGNVMFISIVLGISAYLIGDLLILSRTNNTIATTADFGMAFVIIYLMTDGLTVGGNPFAAALISAVAVGICEVIFHKYVANKLNMSSDDFIPINRTNFSTETSEELTPYKDEEK
- a CDS encoding manganese catalase family protein encodes the protein MFFHVKELQYEAKVSRPDPVYAKKLQEVLGGQWGEISVTMQYLFQGFNCRGNKKYRDLLLDIGTEEIAHVELLATLIARLLDNTPIDVQEQAYQSDPALAAIMGGMNPQHAIVSGLGAMPADSVGNRWSADYIISSGNLLADFRANVTAESQGRLQVARLYQMTDDPLVKDSLSFLLARDTAHQNQWIEAIRELEAQAQDVVVPTNFPRECEKQEVSYDLYNTSQGQADANGPWAQGVAPDGRGQFRYIAQPIPYAGIPKLQPAPANLFNTPPLPSK
- a CDS encoding amino acid permease translates to MGSNKKGKHKKIKWWQLALIGIGCTIGTGFFLGSAIAIKRAGPTVLILFILAALATYIVYDALSSMSVSDPQKGSFRTYAKKAYGRWAGFSNGWVYWSSELLIMGSQLTALAIFSQYWFPDIPLWILSSVFAFLGIGVIITGVSGFERIENIFGAMKIAAILMFIIIGILAISGLLKGGAPDRAFSFTGRGLFPEGFTGIWTAFIYVLYAFGGIEVMGIMSNELKNSKDAPKAGKVMLSVLTIIYVTSIGLAVWIAPNNKFTTDESPFIMVINQFDLTVIAHIFNGVLIIGGFSTMVASLYGITTILTSLSEDKDAPALFSKTGPRNVPYYSVILTTIGLIASIVVAILLPGKIYEYLTTAASLMLLYIWIFILFSYHKLIDINGWKKIKRWIGICLLFTGIIGTLFDKVARIGFFISFAFILIISIVTFMMRKKWRSESK
- a CDS encoding LysE family transporter, whose protein sequence is MGVFLSYLVLGLSLAAPIGPINAAQINQGIKNGFFHSWLIGLGSIVGEFLFIIAIFFGLVHFLEMPIMKTFLWSFGTFVLLYTAIENMVSVPKIDNATNRQTDSLKRTFWSGFFLTITNPLSILFWLGIYGSILANTIHHYDMPHVIMYGSAVLLGLMLWDVTMAVLSSSFRKILTPALLKGISFVSALSLFGFAGYFGFQALQLLFRF
- a CDS encoding manganese catalase family protein, which encodes MFSHIKKLQYTAKPTTPDPVYAKKLQEILGGQYGEISVMMQYLFQGWNCRATGKYKDMLLDIGTEEIAHVEMLATMIAQLLDNAPVQDQEAGAKDPVIEAVLGGMNPQHAIVNGLGAQPNDSAGYPWNARYTISSGNLLADFRANLNAESQGRLQAVRLYEIATDPGVKDMLSFLIARDTMHQNQWMAAIEELEQKQGAVVPSTFNAEKQKQDVAYAFMNFSEGEESKAGRWASGTSMDGKGNFEYIQNPQANGQNPSLMPAPIYIHGTPPLQ
- a CDS encoding four-helix bundle copper-binding protein; translated protein: MSHQKYEEIIKTLHECMEACNHCYTSCFEEDANKMEACIRLDRECATICASFEQALTYDTAFVQEYAQLCATACKACGDECAKHDHDHCKKCADACYACEDACKKLIA
- a CDS encoding UDP-N-acetylmuramoyl-L-alanyl-D-glutamate--2,6-diaminopimelate ligase, with protein sequence MKLLNLLSNIKYKQIKNQNLNEIEIHGIAESSSEVKPGFIFVAIKGYRSDGHDYIEDAIKNGASIIIGEKQFTDLSVPFINVSNSRKALAVIAGNFYGNPSHNKIMIAITGTNGKTTTSYLVKHILESNGMSCGLVGTIETIINGESNPSINTTPGSLTLNRLLYESNDQVIILEASSHGLLQYRLEGINFDSCLFLNLSHEHLDYHDSIEEYFETKATLFQLLKENGQAIINTDDSWGAKLNERLQLDEVNTSTIGKSATNDYCIEITGQDGSFKIKREGRTEEINPSMKGIHNIYNSSMAYAVAHQLGANERLISKSLKNFPGVDGRFQVFPQQNGANVVVDYAHTTDAFYHCLHTAKVAGAKRIVHIFGFRGNRDKTKRKDMLEITAKLSDQYLLTLDDLNTVPLEDMIETLENIHNTIGNHKGLVIPDRTLAIQQAMVTSQNGDWIIITGKGHEPYQQSFSLPTKSDKETVTYLTE
- a CDS encoding PspC domain-containing protein, which gives rise to MKNRVTRSVSDRKIFGVFGGIGNYFNIDPTILRLAYVALTIFNPTLLLVYILAIFIIPEEKT
- a CDS encoding SGNH/GDSL hydrolase family protein, which translates into the protein MKIICFGDSLTRGVSVAKGRLRILKENYPAFLQQLFYENEGETVNVINKGVFNANSDSLLSRLNKDVIDQHPDYAIIEIGGNDCNFNWQEVVKSPRFEHAPIVPIDRYLENIRTIVTKVQESGITPIISTLPPLDPVRYYKNVSDKYSDVVGHLISSMGGIEHWHGIYNRNLNKLADELGVLKIDVRSAIKKAGDLAELISDDGIHLTAKGYKVFSQDVYKNIMNFVK
- a CDS encoding YjcZ family sporulation protein, producing MGEPVAAAPTAGFGGGFALLIVLFILLIIIGASYGGGFGY